A part of Balneola sp. genomic DNA contains:
- a CDS encoding sodium/glucose cotransporter, with product MEIIDIIVFVAYVLMIVGIGLWVSRDKDGHQKNAEDYFLAGKSLPWWAIGASLIAANISAEQIIGMSGSGFAVGLAIASYEWMAAVTLIIVGKYLLPIFIEKKLYTIPEFIEHRFNTTLKTILAIFWIALFIFVNLTTVIFLGAKALDTIWGTGDGSLLVICLIGLALIAAAYSLYGGLSAVAWTDVIQVALLVLGGLVTTLIALHHVTPEGGILNGLVHIYDVADDKFHMILDRSNPEFQNLPGIAVLVGGMWVANLYYWGFNQYIIQRTLAAKSLEESQKGIVFAAILKLIIPLIVVIPGIIAYVLYFQPEGTSNIPGVLEAFTKPDGGIDNDKAYPWLISVFVTPGFKGLVVAALAAAIVSSLASMLNSIATIFTMDIYKPYINKEATDRQTVNVGRITAAVALVISVFLAPQLNSVPQVFQYIQEYTGLVSPGILAVFMMGLFWKKTTTKGAIVGVLSSIVVALLLKIPEVGLPFLDQMFYTLIITIVIIAGVSLTTNPHDDDPKAIITTSETFKTSSTFNIGAYAVLIITAFLYAVFW from the coding sequence ATGGAAATTATTGACATTATTGTATTCGTCGCCTACGTGCTAATGATTGTAGGTATTGGACTTTGGGTTTCAAGAGACAAAGACGGACATCAGAAAAATGCCGAGGATTATTTTCTGGCGGGGAAATCACTTCCATGGTGGGCTATTGGAGCCTCATTAATCGCAGCCAATATTTCTGCCGAGCAAATTATTGGAATGTCAGGATCTGGATTTGCCGTAGGTCTCGCTATCGCCTCTTATGAGTGGATGGCTGCGGTAACATTAATCATTGTCGGTAAGTACCTGCTCCCAATTTTTATAGAGAAGAAGCTCTATACCATTCCGGAATTCATTGAGCACCGTTTTAATACTACCCTGAAAACCATTTTGGCCATATTCTGGATTGCTCTGTTCATCTTCGTGAATTTAACCACGGTTATCTTTTTGGGAGCAAAAGCCCTTGATACGATATGGGGAACAGGAGATGGAAGCTTATTAGTAATCTGCCTGATTGGACTGGCGCTAATCGCAGCAGCGTATTCATTATATGGTGGACTTTCGGCAGTTGCATGGACAGATGTAATCCAGGTAGCATTGCTAGTGCTAGGAGGGCTGGTAACCACATTAATTGCTCTTCATCATGTAACTCCGGAAGGAGGAATTTTAAATGGCCTGGTTCATATTTATGATGTAGCCGATGACAAATTCCATATGATCCTGGATCGCTCGAATCCGGAATTCCAGAATCTTCCAGGCATAGCGGTGCTAGTGGGAGGTATGTGGGTAGCCAACCTTTACTATTGGGGATTCAACCAGTACATCATCCAGCGGACATTGGCAGCTAAGTCATTAGAAGAATCACAAAAAGGGATTGTTTTCGCAGCCATTCTAAAACTGATCATTCCTTTGATTGTTGTGATTCCGGGAATCATAGCCTATGTATTGTACTTCCAGCCTGAAGGTACTTCCAACATTCCTGGTGTGCTAGAAGCATTTACAAAACCCGATGGCGGCATTGATAATGATAAAGCCTATCCATGGTTAATTAGCGTATTTGTAACCCCCGGCTTTAAAGGATTAGTAGTGGCAGCATTAGCAGCAGCTATTGTTTCTTCATTAGCCTCTATGCTGAATTCCATTGCCACCATCTTCACCATGGATATTTATAAGCCCTATATCAACAAAGAAGCTACGGATAGGCAAACCGTAAATGTGGGTAGAATTACAGCTGCGGTAGCACTTGTTATTTCCGTATTTCTTGCCCCACAATTAAATAGTGTTCCACAGGTATTCCAGTACATCCAGGAATACACTGGCCTGGTAAGTCCCGGAATCTTAGCAGTATTTATGATGGGGTTATTCTGGAAGAAGACCACAACCAAAGGGGCTATTGTTGGGGTGCTTTCCTCGATTGTAGTAGCTCTGTTGCTTAAGATTCCAGAGGTTGGACTACCCTTTCTGGATCAAATGTTCTACACCCTGATCATAACTATAGTGATTATTGCGGGAGTGAGCCTGACTACTAATCCTCATGATGACGATCCTAAAGCCATCATTACTACTTCTGAGACCTTTAAGACTAGCAGTACCTTTAATATTGGAGCCTATGCGGTATTAATAATCACCGCCTTCTTATATGCAGTGTTCTGGTAG
- a CDS encoding SDR family oxidoreductase, whose protein sequence is MTSSFKEKVIIVTGGGGVLGGAIASGFAEMEGEVVILGRNLDTLSDKAREIHDQKSKVVHCLPCDVLDREQLEQVKKDIISRFGSIDILVNAAGGNRKGATIAPDQTFFDLDTDDFEKVADLNLMGTVLPCQVFGEVMAKNKKGVILNVSSMAADRVITRVMGYSASKAAVENFTKTLAVEMAHKFGEGIRVNAIAPGFFIADQNRELLTNRDGSFTDRGKTIIQNTPMGRFGEKEEVVGASLFLCSEAARFITGTVLAIDGGFSAFSGV, encoded by the coding sequence ATGACTTCTTCATTCAAAGAAAAGGTTATAATTGTTACTGGTGGAGGCGGTGTACTTGGAGGTGCAATCGCATCTGGGTTCGCTGAGATGGAAGGAGAGGTGGTCATTTTAGGTCGTAACCTTGATACCCTTAGCGACAAAGCAAGAGAAATTCACGATCAGAAAAGTAAAGTAGTACACTGTTTGCCTTGCGATGTGCTTGATCGTGAGCAATTAGAACAGGTAAAAAAAGATATTATCTCCCGGTTTGGTTCCATTGATATTCTGGTCAATGCAGCTGGAGGAAATCGAAAAGGAGCGACCATCGCTCCAGATCAAACCTTCTTTGATTTGGATACAGACGATTTTGAAAAAGTCGCAGACCTTAACCTAATGGGGACCGTATTACCCTGCCAGGTTTTTGGAGAGGTTATGGCAAAGAATAAAAAAGGGGTAATTCTTAATGTTTCTTCAATGGCTGCGGATAGAGTAATAACTCGTGTGATGGGTTATTCAGCTTCAAAGGCAGCGGTCGAAAATTTCACAAAGACCTTAGCTGTTGAAATGGCTCATAAGTTTGGAGAAGGAATCAGGGTAAATGCTATCGCTCCAGGGTTTTTTATTGCGGATCAAAACCGTGAGCTTCTTACAAACCGGGATGGAAGTTTTACGGATAGAGGAAAAACGATCATTCAAAATACTCCAATGGGAAGATTTGGAGAAAAGGAAGAAGTAGTGGGGGCATCTCTATTTCTGTGTAGTGAGGCGGCGAGATTCATCACAGGAACAGTACTTGCCATAGATGGAGGCTTTAGTGCATTCAGTGGAGTATAA